ATATTTTCATTATGATATTTTCTTATTATTTTATTTAATGCTCTTATTCCTCTTTCCTGCACTTGATTTAATGATTCTCCACCTTCCAAGCAATAATCAAAATCATTCCATTGATGCTTTACAAAATTTCTAAATTCTTCATCATTTAAATATCTATTCGCTACTTTTCTCTCTTTAAAATCTTCTATTATTTCCATATCTAAATTCTTATCTTTTGATACACCTTCTACAGTATGTACTGCTCTAATATAAGGACTTGATAACACTCTTGTAATATTCAAGTCTTTAAAAAAATCAGTTACTCTCTTAAC
The genomic region above belongs to Orenia metallireducens and contains:
- a CDS encoding histidine phosphatase family protein; the encoded protein is MKTNIYFVRHAESNYVPKDDDFYRPLSEKGKNDVKRVTDFFKDLNITRVLSSPYIRAVHTVEGVSKDKNLDMEIIEDFKERKVANRYLNDEEFRNFVKHQWNDFDYCLEGGESLNQVQERGIRALNKIIRKYHNENIIVGTHGTWLGVILNYFDEKYDYNFWKTIKMPDIVLLSFENENLKFIKQIEV